One Candidatus Krumholzibacteriia bacterium DNA segment encodes these proteins:
- a CDS encoding ATP-binding protein, with product MTPLAHHLDLLVLDRTAAAAVLALPGAVDWTVREWESLEAFVDFVESTECDQSFRLAVAAHDASVLDVQRLRALQLSPRRIDVFLAITAIEPQRHRELLQQGIGRVESLPLAPHRLEVMFHDRCHLAALFPGEVRGLRRETVEFEVPATTSAIPGVVRSVCERADAMGHPNDFVRSQLPLVVDEALTNAMKHGNGWDASTAVEFRAALTPTAIELEVRDRGRGFDRSDVRDPLHADNRSREGGRGLFLMESIMDSVQYHDGGRTIVLQKDLVPSAPLRVD from the coding sequence GTGACTCCTCTTGCGCATCACCTGGACCTCCTGGTCCTCGACCGCACGGCGGCGGCGGCCGTTCTCGCCCTGCCGGGTGCGGTGGACTGGACCGTGCGCGAGTGGGAGTCCCTCGAGGCCTTCGTCGACTTCGTCGAGAGCACCGAGTGCGACCAGTCGTTCCGGTTGGCCGTCGCGGCCCACGACGCCTCGGTCCTCGACGTGCAACGTCTACGTGCGCTCCAGCTCTCCCCGCGCCGGATCGACGTGTTCCTGGCGATCACTGCGATCGAACCGCAGCGTCACCGGGAACTCCTGCAGCAGGGGATCGGACGCGTCGAGAGTCTTCCACTGGCCCCGCATCGCCTCGAGGTCATGTTCCACGACCGCTGTCACCTGGCCGCGCTCTTCCCCGGCGAGGTCCGCGGCTTGCGTCGCGAGACGGTCGAGTTCGAGGTCCCGGCGACCACCTCGGCGATCCCCGGCGTGGTGCGTTCGGTCTGCGAACGCGCCGACGCCATGGGTCATCCCAACGACTTCGTGCGGTCGCAGCTTCCGTTGGTGGTCGACGAGGCACTGACCAACGCGATGAAGCACGGCAACGGTTGGGACGCTTCGACCGCCGTCGAATTCCGCGCCGCCCTGACGCCGACGGCCATCGAACTCGAGGTTCGCGATCGAGGGCGAGGCTTCGATCGTTCCGACGTGCGTGATCCGCTGCACGCGGACAACCGCAGCCGTGAAGGTGGCCGCGGTCTGTTCCTGATGGAGTCGATCATGGATTCCGTGCAGTACCACGACGGTGGGCGGACGATCGTCCTGCAGAAGGACCTGGTGCCGTCGGCGCCCCTCCGCGTGGACTGA